In one window of Pseudomonas benzenivorans DNA:
- a CDS encoding metal ABC transporter ATPase has protein sequence MARTLIRKNPSVFKTLPLFVEAGPDRLSYQGIGQALNFAQMLERRREIALGDSQRFAVELANLGVSVRLTLSWHGREYWLLVRQRRQDRGDVVLKLISGYVPAHELNLPLHTAIQEVAEECLVETPEGWLYGRFGDTWLPAPYQGALHYREAVHFRLSPLSGAARPVQCGNLTLLERPRAYVHLPTASLQLVYDLRLELPKEARQPSLFHVDEHLEDGQLIARLDRRRPDLYLIPLENGRPTNELLTLKNGVLTPSSTRGLWLAESFAPQDGWLVREERIRWKDWLQLQGLKAAAATGGRSSPPNPPPELDAAGRG, from the coding sequence ATGGCGCGCACCCTGATCCGCAAGAACCCCAGTGTCTTCAAGACCCTGCCGCTGTTCGTCGAAGCGGGCCCGGACCGCCTGAGCTACCAGGGCATCGGCCAGGCCCTGAACTTCGCCCAGATGCTGGAACGGCGCCGGGAGATCGCGCTCGGCGACAGCCAGCGCTTCGCCGTGGAGCTGGCCAACCTGGGAGTCTCGGTGCGCCTGACCCTGAGCTGGCACGGCCGCGAGTACTGGCTGCTGGTGCGCCAGCGGCGCCAGGACCGCGGCGACGTGGTACTCAAGCTGATTTCCGGCTATGTCCCGGCCCACGAGCTGAACCTGCCGCTGCACACGGCGATCCAGGAGGTGGCCGAGGAATGCCTGGTGGAAACCCCGGAAGGCTGGCTGTACGGCCGTTTCGGCGACACCTGGCTGCCGGCCCCCTACCAGGGCGCGCTGCACTACCGCGAGGCCGTGCACTTTCGCCTCAGCCCGCTGTCCGGCGCGGCGCGCCCGGTGCAGTGCGGCAACCTGACCCTGCTCGAGCGACCGCGGGCCTACGTGCACCTGCCGACCGCCTCGCTGCAGCTGGTCTACGACCTGCGCCTGGAATTGCCGAAAGAGGCCAGGCAACCGAGCCTGTTCCACGTCGACGAGCACCTGGAAGACGGCCAGCTGATCGCCCGCCTCGACCGCCGGCGCCCGGACCTGTACCTGATCCCGCTGGAGAACGGCAGACCGACCAACGAGCTGCTGACCCTGAAGAACGGCGTGCTGACGCCCAGCAGCACCCGCGGCCTGTGGCTGGCGGAGAGCTTCGCGCCGCAGGACGGCTGGCTGGTGCGCGAGGAGCGCATCCGCTGGAAGGACTGGCTGCAGCTGCAGGGGCTCAAGGCCGCAGCGGCCACTGGCGGCCGGTCCTCACCCCCAAACCCGCCGCCCGAGCTGGACGCCGCCGGGCGCGGCTAG
- a CDS encoding aldo/keto reductase: MHTLHNLHRPLGSTELLVSPLGLGTVKLGRDQGVKYPSGFRIPDDAEARRLLAQAHELGINLIDTAPAYGTSEARLGPLLRGQREQWVIVSKSGEEFENGQSRFDFSPAHTRRSVERSLKRLETDFIDLLLVHSDGNDVAILQDSGIYETLAELKREGKIRAFGLSGKTVEGGLLALQQGDCAMVTYNLNEQGELPVLDYAEQHGKGILVKKALASGHACLQPGEDPVQASFELIFGHPAVNSAIIGTIDPQHLAHNVATAAAVIQDIA, from the coding sequence ATGCACACCCTGCACAACCTGCATCGCCCGCTGGGCTCGACCGAGCTGCTGGTCTCGCCGCTGGGCCTGGGCACCGTCAAGCTGGGCCGCGACCAAGGCGTGAAGTACCCCAGCGGCTTCCGCATCCCGGACGACGCCGAGGCCCGCCGGTTGCTGGCCCAGGCCCACGAGCTGGGCATCAACCTGATCGACACCGCCCCGGCCTACGGCACCAGCGAGGCGCGCCTCGGCCCGCTGCTGCGCGGCCAGCGCGAGCAGTGGGTGATCGTCAGCAAGAGCGGCGAGGAGTTCGAGAACGGCCAGTCGCGCTTCGACTTCTCCCCAGCCCATACGCGCCGCTCCGTGGAGCGCAGCCTCAAGCGCCTGGAGACCGACTTCATCGACCTGCTGCTGGTGCACTCGGACGGCAACGATGTCGCCATCCTGCAGGACAGCGGCATCTACGAGACCCTCGCCGAGCTCAAGCGCGAAGGCAAGATCCGCGCCTTCGGCCTGTCCGGCAAGACCGTCGAGGGTGGCCTACTGGCCCTGCAGCAGGGCGACTGCGCCATGGTCACCTACAACCTCAACGAGCAGGGCGAGCTGCCGGTGCTGGACTACGCCGAGCAGCACGGCAAGGGCATCCTGGTGAAGAAGGCCCTGGCCAGCGGGCATGCCTGCCTGCAGCCGGGCGAAGACCCGGTCCAGGCCAGCTTCGAGCTGATCTTCGGCCACCCGGCGGTGAACAGCGCCATCATCGGCACCATCGACCCGCAGCACCTGGCCCATAATGTGGCAACGGCCGCGGCGGTGATCCAGGACATCGCCTGA